One Oryzomonas sagensis DNA segment encodes these proteins:
- a CDS encoding ABC transporter ATP-binding protein, whose translation MALLKLDNATIRFGGLVAVNSVNLDVEEGEIMALIGPNGAGKSTIFNLITGIYPPTEGGISFKGKSIAGMPPHIIAGGGIGRTFQNIRLFNELTVLENVLIGAHTRGSWNLTGALLKLLPPVRREEGRLLELAIRCLSQVDLAHKAYEQACNLPYGEQRRLEIARALAIEPALLLLDEPAAGMNPQEKQTLLEMVRNIRASGVTVFLVEHDMKFVMGLSDRIAVLDYGVKIADGKPEEVRANPAVIEAYLGKGATH comes from the coding sequence ATGGCGCTGCTCAAACTCGATAACGCCACCATCCGTTTCGGTGGCCTGGTTGCGGTCAACAGCGTCAACCTGGATGTGGAAGAGGGGGAGATCATGGCCCTGATCGGCCCCAACGGCGCCGGCAAGAGCACCATCTTCAACCTCATCACCGGCATCTATCCCCCCACGGAAGGGGGCATCAGCTTCAAGGGCAAAAGCATCGCCGGCATGCCCCCCCACATCATTGCAGGCGGGGGAATCGGCCGCACCTTCCAGAACATCCGCCTGTTCAACGAACTCACCGTCCTGGAAAACGTGCTGATCGGCGCCCATACCCGGGGAAGCTGGAACCTGACCGGCGCGCTGCTCAAACTGCTCCCCCCGGTGCGCCGGGAAGAGGGGCGTCTTTTGGAGTTGGCCATCCGCTGCCTCTCCCAGGTAGACCTGGCCCACAAGGCCTACGAGCAGGCCTGCAACCTCCCCTACGGCGAACAGCGCCGCCTGGAGATCGCCCGGGCCCTGGCCATCGAACCGGCCCTGCTCCTCTTGGACGAGCCGGCCGCCGGCATGAACCCCCAGGAGAAGCAGACCCTTCTGGAGATGGTGCGCAACATCCGCGCCTCCGGCGTGACCGTTTTTCTGGTGGAGCACGACATGAAATTCGTCATGGGGCTCTCGGACCGCATCGCGGTCCTGGATTACGGCGTCAAGATCGCCGACGGCAAGCCCGAGGAGGTCCGGGCCAACCCGGCCGTCATCGAGGCCTACCTGGGGAAAGGAGCCACCCACTGA
- a CDS encoding branched-chain amino acid ABC transporter permease, translated as MLYGFVNSIDPYFLQILVNIGIGITLALGLNIITGLTGQLSLGHAAFMSVGAFAGALLTLKTGSPFYLTLVLSGLFTAAVAALIGWPILRLTGDYLAICTLGFAEIVKVVFLNLEITNKALGLTVPPPQTALPMPVIVLIVAILTIIASTFIQNSRFGRALKAIRDDEIAAESMGINIARYKIQAFAVSAFMAGTGGCLYAHFLGYINPSDFGFLKSVDMLSMVVLGGLGSIPGAVFGASLLSAAPEVLRFMSQYRMLVYGALMVFLMVFRPNGLLGGVNFTDLVLRKLGVRPRGAVRTLEEKH; from the coding sequence ATGCTGTACGGCTTTGTCAATTCCATCGACCCCTATTTCCTGCAGATCCTGGTCAACATCGGCATCGGCATCACCCTGGCGCTGGGTCTCAACATCATCACCGGCCTGACCGGCCAGCTCTCCCTCGGCCATGCCGCCTTCATGAGCGTCGGCGCCTTCGCGGGTGCGCTCCTGACCCTCAAGACCGGTTCCCCCTTCTACCTTACCCTGGTCCTGAGCGGCCTCTTCACCGCCGCCGTGGCAGCCCTCATCGGCTGGCCGATCCTGCGGCTGACCGGCGACTACCTGGCCATCTGCACCCTGGGTTTTGCCGAAATCGTCAAGGTGGTCTTCCTCAACCTGGAGATCACCAACAAGGCCCTGGGTCTGACCGTCCCCCCCCCGCAGACCGCATTGCCCATGCCGGTGATCGTACTGATCGTCGCCATTTTGACCATCATCGCCTCGACCTTCATCCAGAACTCGCGCTTCGGCCGGGCCCTCAAGGCGATCCGGGACGACGAAATCGCGGCGGAATCCATGGGCATCAACATCGCCCGCTACAAGATCCAGGCCTTTGCGGTCAGCGCCTTCATGGCCGGGACCGGCGGCTGTCTCTACGCCCACTTCCTGGGGTACATCAACCCGTCCGACTTCGGCTTTCTCAAGTCCGTGGACATGCTCAGCATGGTCGTCCTGGGGGGCCTGGGAAGCATCCCCGGCGCGGTCTTCGGCGCCTCGCTCCTCTCCGCGGCCCCCGAGGTCCTGCGCTTCATGTCCCAGTACCGCATGCTGGTCTACGGCGCCCTCATGGTCTTTCTCATGGTCTTCCGCCCCAACGGGCTGCTGGGGGGCGTCAACTTCACCGACCTGGTGCTGCGCAAGCTGGGGGTGAGGCCGCGCGGCGCGGTCCGCACCTTGGAGGAGAAACACTGA